A section of the Salvelinus sp. IW2-2015 linkage group LG7, ASM291031v2, whole genome shotgun sequence genome encodes:
- the LOC111966252 gene encoding vesicular inhibitory amino acid transporter-like — protein MAHLIRHKIGNKLTNAANTVSNKSQAKVSGVFARLGFQAATDEEGLGFVDCDDLDYDYRQGMQMDIMQGDEEGGEMDGGDELTEGDSHYQRDGTGPASSSIKNTGACNELASEVKPKITSWEAGWNVTNAIQGMFVLGLPYAILHGGYLGLFLIIFAAVVCCYTGKILIACLYEENEDGILVRVRDSYVDIANACCQPRFPSLGGHIVNVAQIIELVMTCILYVVVSGNLMVNSFPNLPVSQKAWSVVATAALLPCAFLKSLKAVSKFSLLCTIAHFVINILVIAYCLSRARDWAWDKVKFYIDVKKFPISIGIIVFSYTSQIFLPSLEGNMQRPSEFQCMMDWTHIGACVLKGLFALVAYLTWADATKEVITDNLPSTIRAVVNLFLVAKALLSYPLPFFAAVEVLEKSFFQDGGRAIFPDCYGPGGSIKSWGLGLRCLLVVFTLIMAIFVPHFALLMGLTGSLTGAGLCFLLPALFHLKLMWRKLLWHHVFFDVAIFVIGGICSISGGIHSVEGLIEAFKYGVEE, from the exons ATGGCTCACTTAATTCGACACAAGATCGGCAACAAGCTGACCAATGCAGCCAACACAGTGTCCAATAAATCGCAGGCCAAGGTCAGCGGAGTGTTCGCCAGATTGGGCTTCCAGGCCGCTACAGATGAAGAGGGTCTGGGGTTCGTGGACTGTGATGACTTGGACTATGATTACAGGCAGGGGATGCAGATGGACATCATGCAGGGCGacgaggaagggggagagatggaCGGAGGAGACGAGTTGACGGAGGGAGACAGCCACTACCAGAGAGATGGCACCGGCCCAGCATCCTCCTCCATCAAGAACACTGGGGCGTGTAACGAGTTGGCATCAGAGGTCAAACCCAAAATTACGTCTTGGGAAGCGGGGTGGAACGTCACCAATGCCATTCAG GGGATGTTCGTCCTTGGGTTACCCTACGCCATTCTTCACGGAGGATACCTCGGACTCTTTCTAATCATATTTGCGGCTGTTGTATGTTGTTACACCGGAAAGATTCTTATTGCGTGTCTGTATGAAGAGAACGAGGATGGGATTCTGGTGCGCGTGAGGGACTCCTACGTGGACATCGCCAACGCGTGCTGCCAGCCACGGTTCCCGTCTCTGGGCGGGCATATTGTTAACGTTGCTCAGATCATTGAGTTGGTCATGACCTGTATCCTGTACGTGGTGGTCAGTGGCAACCTGATGGTCAACAGTTTCCCCAACCTGCCGGTCTCGCAGAAGGCCTGGTCTGTAGTCGCCACGGCCGCCCTCTTGCCTTGCGCGTTCCTCAAGAGCCTCAAGGCTGTGTCCAAGTTCAGCTTGCTTTGCACTATCGCGCACTTCGTCATCAACATCCTGGTAATAGCCTACTGCCTCTCCAGAGCCCGGGATTGGGCCTGGGACAAAGTCAAATTCTATATTGATGTCAAGAAGTTCCCCATCTCCATTGGCATCATCGTCTTCAGCTACACGTCCCAGATCTTCCTGCCCTCGCTGGAGGGGAACATGCAGAGGCCAAGCGAGTTCCAATGCATGATGGACTGGACCCACATTGGAGCCTGCGTCCTGAAGGGCCTGTTCGCTCTGGTGGCATACTTGACTTGGGCAGATGCCACCAAAGAGGTCATCACGGACAACCTGCCGTCCACCATCAGAGCAGTGGTCAACCTATTCCTTGTGGCTAAGGCCTTGCTGTCATATCCGCTGCCATTCTTCGCTGCTGTAGAGGTCTTGGAGAAGTCTTTTTTCCAGGATGGAGGGCGCGCCATATTCCCTGACTGTTATGGGCCGGGAGGAAGTATTAAATCCTGGGGACTGGGCCTCCGGTGCCTCCTGGTGGTGTTCACGTTGATCATGGCCATCTTTGTACCTCACTTCGCACTCCTCATGGGCCTCACCGGGAGTCTTACCGGCGCCGGGTTGTGCTTCCTTCTCCCAGCTCTCTTTCATTTAAAGCTGATGTGGAGGAAACTTTTATGGCACCACGTGTTCTTTGACGTCGCCATATTTGTCATAGGGGGCATATGCAGCATTTCTGGTGGTATTCACTCAGTAGAAGGGCTCATTGAGGCATTCAAATATGGAGTCGAAGAATAA
- the LOC111966253 gene encoding PRELI domain containing protein 3B produces MKIWTSEHIFNHPWETVTKAAMQKYPNPMNPGVVGVDVLNRHVDTQGRLYSNRLLSTEWGLPSLAKTLIGITRTNTYIQEHSVVDPKEKTFELQSTNISCTNIVSVDEKLTYRPHPQDPEKTILTQEALISVKGISLSSYLEGLMAKTISANAGKGREAMEWVIRRLNTEIEELAATAQATIRIPMAAAVAEK; encoded by the exons ATGAAGATCTGGACCTCCGAACACATATTCAA ccACCCGTGGGAGACTGTGACCAAGGCAGCAATGCAGAAGTATCCCAACCCAATGAACCCTGGCGTGGTAGGGGTGGATGTGTTGAACAGACATGTGGACACACAGGGCCGGCTATACAGCAACAGACTGCTCAGCACAGAATGGGGACTGCCCTCCTTGGCCAAGACT CTCATTGGTATAACACGAACCAACACATACATCCAGGAACATTCGGTGGTGGACCCCAAGGAAAAGACTTTTGAGCTGCAATCTACAAAT ATTTCATGTACTAACATAGTATCTGTGGACGAGAAGTTAACATACAGGCCGCATCCGCAGGATCCCGAAAA GACCATACTGACACAAGAGGCACTTATCTCTGTGAAAGGAATTAGTCTGAGCAGTTACCTGGAGGGGCTCATGGCCAAAACCATCTCGGCAAACGCAGGCAAA GGACGAGAGGCGATGGAGTGGGTCATCAGGCGGTTAAACACAGAGATCGAGGAGCTGGCAGCAACGGCACAGGCCACAATCCGCATCCCCATGGCAGCCGCAGTCGCAGAGAAATGA